One window of Quercus robur chromosome 12, dhQueRobu3.1, whole genome shotgun sequence genomic DNA carries:
- the LOC126709509 gene encoding pleiotropic drug resistance protein 1-like isoform X7 translates to MEVFSSSSREEVGEKSLKWAAIQRLPTGHRLRRGILTAENGEAKEVDIRSLDEQQLKNLLGKLLNQDEDNEKFLMKLKDRFVQVGIEFPKIEVRMERLNVDTEAYIGSRALPTLYHFTINFFEGLLNSCHIIKGKKKPFSILHDVSGIIKPGRTTLLLGPPGSGKTTLLLAMAGRLSSDVKLSGRVTYNGHGMDDFIPQRTSAYISQHDEHIGEMTVRETLAFSARCQGVGPRYEMLAELSRREKEANIKPDSDIDIFLKSLSLEGQKANVLTDYVIKILGLEICADIMVGDEMRRGISGGQRKRVTVGEMLVGPARALFMDEISTGLDSSTTFQIVNSIRQAIHILEGTAVISLLQPAPETYELFEDIILLSEGQVVYQGPRENALEFFESMGFKCPERKGEADFLQEVTSRNDQEQYWANKDIPYAYVTVKEFADAFKSFHIGQKLGDELAIPFDEAKNHPAALTTTKYGVGKKELLKACISRELLLMQRGSAYYIFKMVQVFLMALLMISLYVKTKKHRHTTMGAQIVMGALFFTMATIMFNGFAELALTIMKLPVFYKHRDLLFFPPWSYALPIWILKIPITIVEAAIWVSMTYYVVGFEEDFTRFLKQFLLLFCVTQMASGLFRFIAALGRNMIIANTFGSFGLLLLIVLGGFVLSKNEIKKWWEWGYWVSPVMYGQNAIAVNEFLGKSWKQPLGLVVLKSHGLFREEYWFWIGVGASIGFVFLFNFLFILALTYLNPFGKPQATSSGRLERGADIQRSVSSESSLAARSGRNLFNQNKKKGMVLPFEPLSITFDDISYAVDMPQEMKSEGVTQNRLTLLKGLSGAFRPGVLTALMGVSGAGKSTLMDVLAGRKTGGYIEGSIMISGYPKKQETFARIAGYCEQNDIHSPHITVYESLFYSAWLRLAPEVDITTKKMFVEEVMDLVELNSIRESIVGSPNVNGLSTEQRKRLTIATELVANPSIIFMDEPTSGLDARAAAIVMRTVRNTVDTGRTVVCTIHQPSIDIFDAFDELYLLKSGGQEIYVGPIGHRASHLISYFEGIRGVKKIRDGINPATWMLEVTTAAQEAVLGVNFSDVYNNSELYRRNKVMVKELSKPQPMSKDLHFATQFSQSFWTQCKACLWKQHWSYWRNPQYNAVRLLFSIFIALIFGSMFWDLGPKRIRQQDIFNSVGSMYVASLFIGIQNAALVQPVVAVERTVFYRERAAGMYSALPYAIAQITIEIPYIFIQAVIYAPIVYFMIGFETTASKFFLNFFFMYFTFLYFTFFGMLTVAITPNYSIAAVVSVFFYALWNLFSGFLITRLFMPVWWIWFYWACPFAWTLYGLICAQFGDSKDRLDTGLTVEELMKSYFGFKTDFLGVVSIVIIGITLLFGVGFALAIKVLNFQGR, encoded by the exons ATGGAAGTGTTTTCGAGTTCTTCTCGAGAGGAAGTAGGCGAAAAATCTCTGAAATGGGCTGCTATACAGAGACTGCCGACAGGGCATCGTCTTAGAAGAGGTATATTAACTGCAGAAAATGGAGAAGCAAAAGAAGTTGATATTCGAAGTCTTGATGAGCAACAATTAAAGAACTTGTTGGGCAAGCTTTTGAACCAGGACGAAGATAATGAGAAGTTCTTGATGAAGCTCAAGGACCGCTTTGTTCA AGTTGGGATTGAATTTCCAAAAATTGAAGTCCGGATGGAAAGACTAAATGTAGATACCGAAGCTTATATTGGAAGCAGAGCTTTACCTACACTATACCACTTCACTATAAATTTCTTTGAG GGGTTGTTGAATTCTTGTCATATAATTAAAGGCAAAAAGAAACCATTTTCAATTCTTCATGATGTCAGTGGAATAATCAAGCCTGGCAg GACGACACTTCTTTTAGGCCCCCCAGGCTCAGGGAAGACCACATTGCTATTGGCTATGGCTGGAAGACTTAGTTCTGATGTCAAA cTTTCAGGGAGAGTTACATATAATGGCCATGGAATGGATGATTTTATCCCACAAAGGACATCAGCTTATATAAGTCAACATGATGAACATATAGGAGAAATGACTGTGAGAGAAACATTGGCCTTCTCGGCTAGATGTCAAGGGGTTGGGCCTCGTTATG AAATGTTGGCAGAGTTGTCCAGAAGAGAAAAGGAGGCAAACATTAAGCCAGATTCtgatattgatatttttttgaaG TCTCTTTCACTGGAAGGGCAGAAAGCAAATGTTCTGACTGATTATGTAATCAAA ATTTTGGGATTGGAAATCTGTGCTGACATTATGGTAGGGGATGAAATGCGCAGAGGTATCTCTGGTGGACAAAGAAAGCGAGTGACAGTAG GGGAGATGCTGGTTGGACCAGCAAGGGCGCTTTTCATGGATGAGATATCAACTGGCTTAGACAGCTCGACAACTTTTCAGATTGTGAATTCAATCAGACAGGCAATTCACATTCTTGAAGGGACAGCCGTGATCTCTCTCCTCCAGCCAGCACCAGAAACGTATGAACTATTTGAGGACATAATTCTCCTATCAGAAGGGCAAGTGGTGTATCAAGGTCCCCGTGAAAATGCACTGGAGTTTTTTGAATCTATGGGCTTCAAATGTCCAGAGAGAAAAGGAGAAGCAGACTTCTTACAAGAA GTGACATCAAGGAATGATCAAGAACAGTATTGGGCTAATAAAGACATACCTTATGCTTACGTTACTGTCAAGGAATTTGCTGATGCATTTAAGTCATTTCACATTGGTCAGAAACTAGGTGACGAGCTTGCCATTCCATTTGACGAGGCTAAGAATCACCCTGCTGCTTTGACAACCACGAAGTACGGTGTTGGGAAGAAGGAACTGCTAAAAGCTTGCatatcaagagagttattgctGATGCAGAGAGGCTCAGCCTACTATATTTTCAAAATGGTTCAG gtttttttaaTGGCTCTGTTGATGATTTCACTATATGTAAAAACTAAGAAGCATCGGCATACTACAATGGGTGCTCAAATTGTTATGGGTGCCCTGTTCTTTACAATGGCCACAATAATGTTTAACGGATTCGCAGAGCTTGCCCTGACCATCATGAAACTTCCTGTCTTTTACAAGCATAGGGACCTTCTCTTTTTTCCACCATGGTCATATGCACTACCCATATGGATCCTCAAGATTCCAATCACAATTGTAGAAGCAGCCATTTGGGTGTCGATGACTTATTATGTTGTAGGCTTTGAAGAAGACTTCACACG GTTCCTCAAACAATTCCTTCTACTTTTTTGCGTCACCCAAATGGCTTCTGGACTTTTTCGATTTATCGCAGCACTAGGAAGGAATATGATTATCGCAAACACGTTTGGATCTTTTGGGTTGCTTCTACTTATTGTTCTGGGTGGATTTGTTCTGtcaaaaa atgaaattaaaaaatggtGGGAATGGGGTTACTGGGTCTCACCTGTGATGTATGGCCAGAATGCCATAGCAGTGAATGAATTCTTAGGGAAGAGTTGGAAGC AACCACTTGGACTTGTGGTCTTGAAGTCTCATGGACTATTCCGAGAAGAATATTGGTTTTggattggagtaggagcttcaattggatttgtttttctattcaattttcttttcatattggCTCTAACTTATCTCAACC CTTTTGGAAAGCCTCAGGCA ACCTCATCTGGTAGGTTAGAAAGAGGAGCTGACATTCAAAGAAGTGTATCATCAGAATCATCATTAGCAGCAAGAAGCGGAAGGAATTTATTTAATCAGAACAAGAAAAAAGGAATGGTTCTTCCATTCGAACCGCTTTCTATCACCTTTGATGACATTAGCTATGCAGTGGACATGCCTCAG GAAATGAAATCTGAAGGTGTGACACAAAATCGTCTAACACTTCTCAAGGGTTTGAGTGGTGCTTTCAGGCCAGGAGTCCTCACAGCTCTAATGGGTGTTAGTGGCGCTGGGAAGTCAACTCTAATGGATGTTTTGGCTGGGAGGAAAACTGGTGGGTACATCGAAGGAAGCATCATGATATCTGGATACCCAAAGAAGCAGGAAACTTTTGCTCGCATAGCAGGTTACTGTGAGCAAAATGACATCCACTCTCCTCACATTACAGTGTACGAGTCACTGTTTTACTCTGCATGGCTTCGTCTAGCTCCTGAAGTTGATATCACAACCAAAAAG ATGTTTGTTGAGGAGGTCATGGACCTTGTGGAGCTGAACTCAATAAGGGAATCAATTGTTGGATCGCCTAACGTTAATGGTCTCTCAACTGAGCAGCGCAAGAGGCTGACGATTGCAACTGAGCTTGTTGCGAACCCATCTATAATATTCATGGATGAGCCAACCTCAGGTCTTGATGCCAGGGCAGCAGCAATAGTGATGAGAACAGTGAGGAACACAGTAGACACTGGAAGAACTGTGGTGTGCACTATCCACCAGCCAAGTATTGATATATTTGATGCCTTTGATGAG CTATATCTTTTGAAAAGTGGAGGACAAGAAATATATGTCGGCCCAATAGGCCACCGTGCTTCACATTTGATCAGTTACTTTGAG GGAATCCGGggagttaaaaaaattagagacgGAATTAACCCAGCCACATGGATGTTGGAAGTGACAACTGCAGCACAAGAAGCAGTTCTGGGTGTTAATTTTTCTGATGTATACAATAATTCAGAACTATACAG GAGAAACAAAGTCATGGTCAAAGAACTCAGTAAACCTCAGCCAATGTCAAAAGATCTGCACTTTGCTACTCAATTCTCGCAATCATTTTGGACCCAGTGTAAGGCTTGCCTATGGAAACAGCACTGGTCTTATTGGCGAAATCCACAGTACAATGCAGTAAGGCTATTATTCTCGATTTTCATAGCTTTAATATTTGGATCAATGTTCTGGGACCTTGGCCCCAAAAG GATAAGGCAGCAAGACATTTTCAATTCAGTAGGTTCCATGTATGTTGCTTCTCTATTTATTGGGATTCAGAATGCTGCATTGGTGCAGCCAGTAGTGGCTGTTGAGAGAACAGTTTTCTACCGAGAAAGAGCAGCTGGAATGTATTCTGCTTTACCATATGCCATTGCACAG ATTACGATTGAGATCCCATACATTTTCATTCAGGCTGTCATATATGCACCGATAGTATATTTCATGATTGGATTTGAGACCACAGCTTCAAAGttctttttgaatttcttcttcATGTACTTCACCTTCTTATATTTCACATTCTTTGGAATGTTGACAGTAGCAATCACTCCAAACTATAGCATAGCTGCTGTAGTTTCTGTTTTCTTCTATGCATTGTGGAACCTCTTCTCAGGATTCCTAATTACACGATTA TTTATGCCTGTTTGGTGGATATGGTTCTATTGGGCATGTCCTTTCGCTTGGACATTGTATGGATTGATTTGTGCACAGTTTGGAGACAGCAAAGACAGGCTTGATACTGGCCTAACAGTAGAAGAACTTATGAAGAgttattttggttttaaaacTGACTTCCTAGGAGTGGTTTCAATTGTGATTATAGGAATCACATTGCTTTTTGGAGTCGGCTTTGCCTTAGCAATAAAGGTTTTAAACTTCCAGGGAAGATGA
- the LOC126709509 gene encoding pleiotropic drug resistance protein 1-like isoform X1: MEVFSSSSREEVGEKSLKWAAIQRLPTGHRLRRGILTAENGEAKEVDIRSLDEQQLKNLLGKLLNQDEDNEKFLMKLKDRFVQVGIEFPKIEVRMERLNVDTEAYIGSRALPTLYHFTINFFEGLLNSCHIIKGKKKPFSILHDVSGIIKPGRTTLLLGPPGSGKTTLLLAMAGRLSSDVKLSGRVTYNGHGMDDFIPQRTSAYISQHDEHIGEMTVRETLAFSARCQGVGPRYEMLAELSRREKEANIKPDSDIDIFLKSLSLEGQKANVLTDYVIKILGLEICADIMVGDEMRRGISGGQRKRVTVGEMLVGPARALFMDEISTGLDSSTTFQIVNSIRQAIHILEGTAVISLLQPAPETYELFEDIILLSEGQVVYQGPRENALEFFESMGFKCPERKGEADFLQEVTSRNDQEQYWANKDIPYAYVTVKEFADAFKSFHIGQKLGDELAIPFDEAKNHPAALTTTKYGVGKKELLKACISRELLLMQRGSAYYIFKMVQVFLMALLMISLYVKTKKHRHTTMGAQIVMGALFFTMATIMFNGFAELALTIMKLPVFYKHRDLLFFPPWSYALPIWILKIPITIVEAAIWVSMTYYVVGFEEDFTRFLKQFLLLFCVTQMASGLFRFIAALGRNMIIANTFGSFGLLLLIVLGGFVLSKNEIKKWWEWGYWVSPVMYGQNAIAVNEFLGKSWKRALPNTTEPLGLVVLKSHGLFREEYWFWIGVGASIGFVFLFNFLFILALTYLNPFGKPQAVLSEETLVEKHSDGKENPTSSGRLERGADIQRSVSSESSLAARSGRNLFNQNKKKGMVLPFEPLSITFDDISYAVDMPQEMKSEGVTQNRLTLLKGLSGAFRPGVLTALMGVSGAGKSTLMDVLAGRKTGGYIEGSIMISGYPKKQETFARIAGYCEQNDIHSPHITVYESLFYSAWLRLAPEVDITTKKMFVEEVMDLVELNSIRESIVGSPNVNGLSTEQRKRLTIATELVANPSIIFMDEPTSGLDARAAAIVMRTVRNTVDTGRTVVCTIHQPSIDIFDAFDELYLLKSGGQEIYVGPIGHRASHLISYFEGIRGVKKIRDGINPATWMLEVTTAAQEAVLGVNFSDVYNNSELYRRNKVMVKELSKPQPMSKDLHFATQFSQSFWTQCKACLWKQHWSYWRNPQYNAVRLLFSIFIALIFGSMFWDLGPKRIRQQDIFNSVGSMYVASLFIGIQNAALVQPVVAVERTVFYRERAAGMYSALPYAIAQITIEIPYIFIQAVIYAPIVYFMIGFETTASKFFLNFFFMYFTFLYFTFFGMLTVAITPNYSIAAVVSVFFYALWNLFSGFLITRLFMPVWWIWFYWACPFAWTLYGLICAQFGDSKDRLDTGLTVEELMKSYFGFKTDFLGVVSIVIIGITLLFGVGFALAIKVLNFQGR; this comes from the exons ATGGAAGTGTTTTCGAGTTCTTCTCGAGAGGAAGTAGGCGAAAAATCTCTGAAATGGGCTGCTATACAGAGACTGCCGACAGGGCATCGTCTTAGAAGAGGTATATTAACTGCAGAAAATGGAGAAGCAAAAGAAGTTGATATTCGAAGTCTTGATGAGCAACAATTAAAGAACTTGTTGGGCAAGCTTTTGAACCAGGACGAAGATAATGAGAAGTTCTTGATGAAGCTCAAGGACCGCTTTGTTCA AGTTGGGATTGAATTTCCAAAAATTGAAGTCCGGATGGAAAGACTAAATGTAGATACCGAAGCTTATATTGGAAGCAGAGCTTTACCTACACTATACCACTTCACTATAAATTTCTTTGAG GGGTTGTTGAATTCTTGTCATATAATTAAAGGCAAAAAGAAACCATTTTCAATTCTTCATGATGTCAGTGGAATAATCAAGCCTGGCAg GACGACACTTCTTTTAGGCCCCCCAGGCTCAGGGAAGACCACATTGCTATTGGCTATGGCTGGAAGACTTAGTTCTGATGTCAAA cTTTCAGGGAGAGTTACATATAATGGCCATGGAATGGATGATTTTATCCCACAAAGGACATCAGCTTATATAAGTCAACATGATGAACATATAGGAGAAATGACTGTGAGAGAAACATTGGCCTTCTCGGCTAGATGTCAAGGGGTTGGGCCTCGTTATG AAATGTTGGCAGAGTTGTCCAGAAGAGAAAAGGAGGCAAACATTAAGCCAGATTCtgatattgatatttttttgaaG TCTCTTTCACTGGAAGGGCAGAAAGCAAATGTTCTGACTGATTATGTAATCAAA ATTTTGGGATTGGAAATCTGTGCTGACATTATGGTAGGGGATGAAATGCGCAGAGGTATCTCTGGTGGACAAAGAAAGCGAGTGACAGTAG GGGAGATGCTGGTTGGACCAGCAAGGGCGCTTTTCATGGATGAGATATCAACTGGCTTAGACAGCTCGACAACTTTTCAGATTGTGAATTCAATCAGACAGGCAATTCACATTCTTGAAGGGACAGCCGTGATCTCTCTCCTCCAGCCAGCACCAGAAACGTATGAACTATTTGAGGACATAATTCTCCTATCAGAAGGGCAAGTGGTGTATCAAGGTCCCCGTGAAAATGCACTGGAGTTTTTTGAATCTATGGGCTTCAAATGTCCAGAGAGAAAAGGAGAAGCAGACTTCTTACAAGAA GTGACATCAAGGAATGATCAAGAACAGTATTGGGCTAATAAAGACATACCTTATGCTTACGTTACTGTCAAGGAATTTGCTGATGCATTTAAGTCATTTCACATTGGTCAGAAACTAGGTGACGAGCTTGCCATTCCATTTGACGAGGCTAAGAATCACCCTGCTGCTTTGACAACCACGAAGTACGGTGTTGGGAAGAAGGAACTGCTAAAAGCTTGCatatcaagagagttattgctGATGCAGAGAGGCTCAGCCTACTATATTTTCAAAATGGTTCAG gtttttttaaTGGCTCTGTTGATGATTTCACTATATGTAAAAACTAAGAAGCATCGGCATACTACAATGGGTGCTCAAATTGTTATGGGTGCCCTGTTCTTTACAATGGCCACAATAATGTTTAACGGATTCGCAGAGCTTGCCCTGACCATCATGAAACTTCCTGTCTTTTACAAGCATAGGGACCTTCTCTTTTTTCCACCATGGTCATATGCACTACCCATATGGATCCTCAAGATTCCAATCACAATTGTAGAAGCAGCCATTTGGGTGTCGATGACTTATTATGTTGTAGGCTTTGAAGAAGACTTCACACG GTTCCTCAAACAATTCCTTCTACTTTTTTGCGTCACCCAAATGGCTTCTGGACTTTTTCGATTTATCGCAGCACTAGGAAGGAATATGATTATCGCAAACACGTTTGGATCTTTTGGGTTGCTTCTACTTATTGTTCTGGGTGGATTTGTTCTGtcaaaaa atgaaattaaaaaatggtGGGAATGGGGTTACTGGGTCTCACCTGTGATGTATGGCCAGAATGCCATAGCAGTGAATGAATTCTTAGGGAAGAGTTGGAAGCGT GCTCTTCCTAATACCACAGAACCACTTGGACTTGTGGTCTTGAAGTCTCATGGACTATTCCGAGAAGAATATTGGTTTTggattggagtaggagcttcaattggatttgtttttctattcaattttcttttcatattggCTCTAACTTATCTCAACC CTTTTGGAAAGCCTCAGGCAGTCCTATCAGAGGAAACGCTAGTTGAAAAACATAGTGACGGAAAAGAAAACCCA ACCTCATCTGGTAGGTTAGAAAGAGGAGCTGACATTCAAAGAAGTGTATCATCAGAATCATCATTAGCAGCAAGAAGCGGAAGGAATTTATTTAATCAGAACAAGAAAAAAGGAATGGTTCTTCCATTCGAACCGCTTTCTATCACCTTTGATGACATTAGCTATGCAGTGGACATGCCTCAG GAAATGAAATCTGAAGGTGTGACACAAAATCGTCTAACACTTCTCAAGGGTTTGAGTGGTGCTTTCAGGCCAGGAGTCCTCACAGCTCTAATGGGTGTTAGTGGCGCTGGGAAGTCAACTCTAATGGATGTTTTGGCTGGGAGGAAAACTGGTGGGTACATCGAAGGAAGCATCATGATATCTGGATACCCAAAGAAGCAGGAAACTTTTGCTCGCATAGCAGGTTACTGTGAGCAAAATGACATCCACTCTCCTCACATTACAGTGTACGAGTCACTGTTTTACTCTGCATGGCTTCGTCTAGCTCCTGAAGTTGATATCACAACCAAAAAG ATGTTTGTTGAGGAGGTCATGGACCTTGTGGAGCTGAACTCAATAAGGGAATCAATTGTTGGATCGCCTAACGTTAATGGTCTCTCAACTGAGCAGCGCAAGAGGCTGACGATTGCAACTGAGCTTGTTGCGAACCCATCTATAATATTCATGGATGAGCCAACCTCAGGTCTTGATGCCAGGGCAGCAGCAATAGTGATGAGAACAGTGAGGAACACAGTAGACACTGGAAGAACTGTGGTGTGCACTATCCACCAGCCAAGTATTGATATATTTGATGCCTTTGATGAG CTATATCTTTTGAAAAGTGGAGGACAAGAAATATATGTCGGCCCAATAGGCCACCGTGCTTCACATTTGATCAGTTACTTTGAG GGAATCCGGggagttaaaaaaattagagacgGAATTAACCCAGCCACATGGATGTTGGAAGTGACAACTGCAGCACAAGAAGCAGTTCTGGGTGTTAATTTTTCTGATGTATACAATAATTCAGAACTATACAG GAGAAACAAAGTCATGGTCAAAGAACTCAGTAAACCTCAGCCAATGTCAAAAGATCTGCACTTTGCTACTCAATTCTCGCAATCATTTTGGACCCAGTGTAAGGCTTGCCTATGGAAACAGCACTGGTCTTATTGGCGAAATCCACAGTACAATGCAGTAAGGCTATTATTCTCGATTTTCATAGCTTTAATATTTGGATCAATGTTCTGGGACCTTGGCCCCAAAAG GATAAGGCAGCAAGACATTTTCAATTCAGTAGGTTCCATGTATGTTGCTTCTCTATTTATTGGGATTCAGAATGCTGCATTGGTGCAGCCAGTAGTGGCTGTTGAGAGAACAGTTTTCTACCGAGAAAGAGCAGCTGGAATGTATTCTGCTTTACCATATGCCATTGCACAG ATTACGATTGAGATCCCATACATTTTCATTCAGGCTGTCATATATGCACCGATAGTATATTTCATGATTGGATTTGAGACCACAGCTTCAAAGttctttttgaatttcttcttcATGTACTTCACCTTCTTATATTTCACATTCTTTGGAATGTTGACAGTAGCAATCACTCCAAACTATAGCATAGCTGCTGTAGTTTCTGTTTTCTTCTATGCATTGTGGAACCTCTTCTCAGGATTCCTAATTACACGATTA TTTATGCCTGTTTGGTGGATATGGTTCTATTGGGCATGTCCTTTCGCTTGGACATTGTATGGATTGATTTGTGCACAGTTTGGAGACAGCAAAGACAGGCTTGATACTGGCCTAACAGTAGAAGAACTTATGAAGAgttattttggttttaaaacTGACTTCCTAGGAGTGGTTTCAATTGTGATTATAGGAATCACATTGCTTTTTGGAGTCGGCTTTGCCTTAGCAATAAAGGTTTTAAACTTCCAGGGAAGATGA